The genomic interval tcttttgtttaatatttCAGCTTACGTGCATTAATGATTTAAGTCCTTTTATTCATGTCATGGACTGACATCCAtctttcaaatttgtttttgatTCTTTTCTTTATAGAATTTAAATTCCTTCCAATCCAATGATACACCACGGCTATCTTGGATGGGTCCAGTTCCAGGTGATATTGCTGAAGTCGAGGCGTTTTGTAGGATCTTTAGGAATTCAGAAAGGCTTTATTCTGCATTAATGGATGCATTATGTAACCCATTGACTGGTGAGTGTAGTGTTTCATATGAGGTTCCATCAGATGAGAAACCTCAACTAGAAGATAAAATAGTTTCTGTCCTTGGATGCATGGTATCCCTTGTGAACAAAGGAAGGGAGGATATTCTTTCTGGAAGATCCTCAATTATGAATTCCTTTCGTGCTGCAGATGTTAGCACAACAGAGGATAAGCTCCCCCCACTTGCCCTTTTTAGGAGTGAGATGAAAAGGTGTTCTGAAAGCTTGCATGTAGCTCTCGAGAACTTTTTAATACTTGATGATGATCGAAGCTTAAATGTATGGAGGACACTTCAAAGACTGAAGAATGTCTGCTATGATTCTGGTTTTCCTCGTGGAGAGGGTTTTCCTTGTCACTCACTATTTTCAAATTGGAATCCTGTATGTTTATCTGCTTCTAAAGAGGACATGGATACCAAAGAGACAGAAGCAGTCTTTTGGACTGGTGGTCAGGTAACAGAAGAAGGCCTGAAGTGGTTACTGGATAAAGGATATAAAACCATTATAGATCTCAGAGCAGAGACTGTAAAAGATAATTTCTATCAAGCGGCTTTAGATGATGCTATTTCATCTGGAAGAATTGAATTGGTAAAAATCCCAGTGGAAGCTAGGACTGCACCTACAATGGAACAGGTTGTGAGGTTTGCATCTTATGTTTCAAATTGCAGCAAAAGGCCTATCTATCTTCACAGCAAGGAAGGAGTTTTAAGAACATCTGCTATGGTCTCCCGATGGAGGCAGTACATGTCTCGTTCTTCATCGCAGATTGTTTCTAATCCACCAGTTACACCCTATGACATGTTATCACGTTATACAAATGAATCTGCTAAACTTCAGGATTCTTCAGTGACTGCAGAGAGAACCTCCCTGGAAAAGGATTTCAATTCATTGCCTGAGAATTTGAACTCAGCACATAGTTCTGTTGGAACATTTGACAGAAGTACCTCTCAAAAGAAGTATAACGGTAAAGCACAAGGTACTACAGTCTTGAGTGAAGTTTCGACTGATAACAGGAAATTATCAGAAGCCACTTCTGCTAATGCGGAAGGATCTTTTCCAAGTGACTTCAGCAAAATTAACCCTTTAAAATCTCAATTTCCTCCTTGTGATATCTTTTCCAAAAGAGAGATGTCAAAATTTTTGGGAAGCCGAAAGATCTCACCACCCTCTTATGTCAATTATAAGAGTAGAAGGTTGGAATGCTCTCTGCAACCAGGGAACATGAATATCACAAGACTACAGGGAGGTGTGGGTGTCAGCAGTAGTGATAATCCCATACCTAAAATAGTAGGTCCAGAAAGTTCAAATCGATCAGCCCATGTTGACTATCCATCTAGAGAGTCCCAGATTACAGTTGATGGCAATTGGAAGTTAGTGAAGGGGAGTACTTCTAGTTCTGTTAGGGCAACAGTAAATGGATTTAGTAAACATGAATACATGACTAATGGCAATGGTTCCAACATTGTGAAGAATAATTTTGATGATGTCACAGCTAACTCTCAAAGGCTTGAAGATCATATGGTTAAAGATAGGTTAGCCTTAAATGATGATGACTTGGGATCCATTGAAGGAGATATGTGTGCTTCTTCAACAGGAGTTGTAAGAGTGCAATCAAGAAAGAAGGCTGAGATGTTCCTGGTTCGAACAGATGGATTTTCTTGTACCAGAGAAAAAGTGACTGAATCTTCTTTGGCTTTCACTCATCCTAGCACCCAGCAGCAGATGCTTATGTGGAAGTCTACGCCGAAGAATgtattattgttaaaaaaacTTGGGGATGAACTAATGGAAGAAGCAAAAATGGTAAGGATTTTCTTTGACTCCAAAAGCATGTAAGTGGTTCAAAGAAATGGTCTTCATATTGGAGTGTTTAGAAACAATATTTTTGCAAAAGGATTTAGCATTGAACATGACGATCATTGGCATTGTTTTCTATCTTCTATGTCTGAAGTTCTATTgtatcttttataaacaatatatGCTCATCTCGACCATTAATCTAAAGAACCATAGTTGTCGGATTGTGGCTGTGCTTAGCTTTTTAGCAAGAGGTTTGGGCTTGGTCGGTCTCATCGTGTAGTAAATATTGATTTAAGATAGCGATGAAACATATCTACAGAAACAAGCCTAGCTTGAGATTCCTCCTTTGCTTGACTATTTAATAGTTCCCgtaataaaatatagaaaaatgttttataattgTAGATTATATTGTTTtagtattttatatataattttatatcgTTACATAAAtacttttcaaattattttgcaattttataattatgaaacagattttatgattttttgtaCTGGTTTTCATTAAAAGTTTGTGTTGTATGAGATTTCATTTAAGATTTGGACTCGTTTAAGATTGAGTTCTTTTATATGTGCTCATTataataaccgattgtttatgatTGACagatttttattgtttattaatCATTCAagcataaaatattttgaattccttgataatgattaaaaataattgtaaaatcCAAAGCTATAACATTTTGTTTGTCCCTTTCTTGCATTAAATTTTGAAGGATTTTTCAAATACGGAAATTGGATAGATGAAGAATATCGGTAAATTAAAAGTGTTGCTTTCACAACATTTTAGATGTAAAATATAGAATATGGGATACtgatattttttcaataataaagaATGGACCAAAAAGAATATTAATTCTACTTCCTTGTCTAATAAAGACTTGGAGGAATTTAGcaataaaatatgttagggaacATGAGACTGGAGTAGTTTTGAGCTTTGAATAGTATAAAAGCATTTTGtctgtttttaattcaaatGTTAATTGAGAGTATTTATTATGAACTTCTGTCAATTTCACTTCATACATTCTCAAcagtttttatttataatatgcAGGTTGCTTCTTTTCTTAATCGCCAAGAGAAAATGAATGTTCTTGTGGAACCTGATGTGCATGACGTATTTGCTAGAATTCCTGGCTTTGGATTTGTTCAGACCTTCTACAGTCAAGATACCAGGTGCTggcatttgtaaatttatatgaATAGCTTCAGACAGTTTTTTCTGTTCCTAAAGAAGTGTTGCTTTCATTCTTTTTGTTTAACATATAAAGTGTGCTTGATTCAGTGATCTACATGAACAAGTAGATTTTGTGGCATGCTTGGGTGGAGATGGCGTTATACTGCATGCATCAAATCTATTCAGAGAAGCGGTTCCCCCTATTGTGTCATTTAACCTAGGCTCCCTTGGTTTTCTAACTTCTCATTATGTAagctttcaaaatttataatttattttactgcaaaataatatatatacatacatatatatatatatgtgtgtgtgtacCTATATTTCCATTTTTTGACTTCTGTACTGCTCTGTCTGTCTGCAGTTTGAGGATTACAAGCAAGACTTACGACAAGTCATTCATGGAAATAATACACGAGATGGTGTGTATATTACTCTCAGAATGCGTCTCCGATGTGAAATTTTCCGTAAAGGTAAAGCAATACCAGGGAAAGTATTTGACATCCTCAATGAGGCTGTTGTTGATCGGGGCTCCAATCCATACCTTTCAAAGATTGAATGCTATGAACATGATCGTCTAATAACCAAAGTGAGTTTTATTCTGTCTAATATATAATATGCCTTCTCAATatctattcattttttttatatttttttaaactctaGGAAAAAGGGAAAAATTTAGCTAAAACCAGCAGCACGGATGCTTTGTGTATATTGAGAAGAAATCAACATAATAAATAGAGGAGATTTGATATCCTTTAGTGACAAAGATATGAtacatgaataaataaaaagattcctaataatatttatataatcatATAGGATCAATTCTTTATTTCTATAGTTATAACATATTCTATGATGAGAAtagtaaatatttgaaatttcaCATCTCAACACTTTTATTAAGCAGTGGCATACCTTTTGTATGATGAGTGTCATGTATTTCAGGTACAAGGTGATGGAGTCATCGTGGCCACCCCAACAGGAAGTACTGCCTATTCTACTGCTGCTGGAGGTTCCATGGTAAGCTTGTGAGAGTTTTACACTTTAACTCAAAATGGAATTATTGGATATGTTGATTTGATATTCTTGCTTTTGACCTAAGCCTCCCTGCGATGCTTTCTCTGCACGAGTGCTAGACTTTGAATATTGCTTTGTGTGTTCCATTTTTTACATCATTGCATTATAGGTGGAAACTTAGAAGATAGGCTAAATTACAATTTTCATCCCATTTAATTTCTTATTCGCGATCTTGGTCTGCAGATTTTACAAAACCTACAAATTTTGTCTAATTTTCAATTTCACGtacatttattgtttttattttttatattttaattaattacgtGAAATGTTAAGCTAGGTTCTATTGAACCAAAAACAAAATGTGCAAATTTGAGGGTTAGATGGAAATAGcagattttttaaaatgtggaGAGTAAagtgcagaaaaaaaaataagttaccAAAATCAGGGATTTGGAGTTTAAAGGGGtctaaaattacaatttaactTCAAAGATAACTGCATGATATTCTTTATAATGTAACAAGGCTGTAGTAAAATTGTTTGAGTTTAATTTCTCTTTTTCCTATTTTGCAAATGTTGGTAGGTAGACAGAATGAGTCGCCGCATACAATATCTAAACATTGTTAtgtgtattttattttctttaaaaataaatttggtgaaataaatacataaacagtgtttttcttttattcctTGCTTCCATAAAAATAAGGTTCAATGTGATGCCATCAGCACTTCATTTACCTTAGTACTTTCATTTACCTTATCCCCTAAAGATAATACACTTTAATTTACACTTCAATTGTAGGTTATCGCACATGTAAACTAAAAATACTGAATACATGTGGTAAGAATAAATCACTCCTTTGATGTCATGCAGTAAACACTTCTTTCTCTTCAAGACAATGGATGAAGAATTATTGGCAAAGTTTGGATTAGTACAGAAACTAATATGAAGAAATCAGCAAaggcaagaaaaaataaagaataaaactaCAAGAAGCTCAATAACTTTCTTCTCTGCCTTTTTCATTCACGGTGTCAGTCTTAAAAGGACCAAACTTACAAAAAATGAGTACATGTTTCACACCTGTTAATTATTCTAACAGAAAATACTTAGCATAGACAACTCATAACAGCTCATGGTAGGTCAAATGTGGTCTTTAAGCCATGTGGGTTTGTTAATCTTTCTGATGGGCCTGTGATGAATTTGTATAAATATCCTCCTTTTTGCAAATGGACTTTGTTTGTGATGTGGATGTTGGTGTGGTTTGGGCTTTGTTAGTGTTGGGGAGGTAGGTAATACGGATGGGGCTTTTTTATTGGGTTGGGACAATGGGATGTGTTCATGGTACGAGGGTGATCTGTTTACACTGGAATTTGGGGTAGCGGAATTTGGGCCTTGGGATTAATGGGTTTATGCTAGGATTTGGGTTAAATGAAGTTGGGCGTCGAGCTTAAGTGGTTGGATTGCTTGGTGTGGAAAATGTAGTTGATACGTGTGGGAAAGGAAGAGTCATTGTGCTTggagagttgaaactagttggTTTATTAAGTATCATGTCAAGGTGATGGGCTTGAGGTGATTGGTGAAGGATGGTAGGTGGCATCTAAATGTTGTTTGATGGGTGGGAAGGGACAATGCATGTAGTGGAGATAAGGGTAAGGTGTTAATGTTTTTGGGAGTAGTATTGGGTTGAGAAAATGGTACAACCATTGTATGGTTTTAGAAGAAGTGTGTTTGAGCTTGCTTTTCAGATTCTACAGGAAAGCGAGAAGGTAAAAAAAACGCGAAAAATGTTTTAACTGTAACTGAGAGGATTGTTTAGGGAGAGCAAATTTGGGTCTATGTTTGGTAAGAGGGTGGGGGTTAGTGGATTGGTCTGGTGGGTTAAGAAAGGTGGCCAGTGGTTGTTGGATGATGGTTGGTGGCAATGGTCCATTTTAGGGACAAAGGAGGGAGATATGAAAAACTGGATGTATAGGTCTGAGGGGGTAGATCTAGTTTATACACTACATCTCCTATGTGGCAAAGCACTAAAAAGGGGTCATAGAACACGTGCAAGAGCTTGTTGTATTGATGGTGGTGGCAAAGGGAACTTTGTCGGTGGGGGTGGATGCAAAGGAGAACCATGTCTACAGGGTGAAACTAGTGATGACGATGAATCTTGTTGGTGGTGACGACCATGCATTGACATGTGCATTCAAGGGTTCCCTTGAGCTGTTGGAGTATTTGTGCATGTTCTTGAAGCATTGTGTTTAAGGACAAAATGGTAGAAATATTGGTGACATAATCTACTATTGATGGTGGATGGTGGCCAAAGAGAGTGTGGAATGGGGAGGTGTTGATAAAGGAATGAAAGGATGAATTGTGCCAAAATTTTATGAGGTGTAAGAACTTGTACTGCATGTGGGGATTGTTGCCAACAAAACATTTAAGGTACATCTCTATGCTTCTATTGATTGTCCATCAGTTTGGAGGGGGTATGTtgtattgaattttaattttgtgcCTAGTAGTTTAAACAGTTCCTTCCAAAACTGATTGAGGAAAAAGGGGATTTTTGTTGAAGACGGTGGTCTTTAGAAGTCCATGTAAGTTGCCAATCTCAATGGAAAAACAAGTTGTGGATTGTGAAGAAGGCCGGTAAGGCTATGGAATGAGTAAATTTGAAAAGAAGATTATAGACCACCTATACAACCGTATGGTCAAAAGAAGAATGTAAATGAGTATTGGAATGAAATGTTAAGTCATCCGAACTTCTTATGGGACAAAGGAGTGTAGTAAtccaatttttttcttaatttgtttattCTATTTTCATGTGAGGCTCTTTTGGATTAAGACTTTGTAGTCTTTACATGCCAGGCTAGTGGAATGACATAATGAGTTTGGCATGGTGGCTTTGATGCCAAAGTGGTCAATGGTGGTTGCTAAATGATATTTTTCTAAAACATGGTTGTGTATGTGTGGAAGTCAGGGGAGGAAAATCCCTTGTTGATGATAAATGAGACTTTTGCGAAAGGAATATGACGAATTTGGCGGTGAGGTTAGttgatttatcatttattttccttCTATTGTTTTGTAAAAGTCCTTAAGGTTGTTGATAATTGTATGAGGGAGGAGATGAACATCAATGTAGGTTAAGGTGTCGGTGGTCATGAGAGGGAATCCATATCTCTATTAGACATCTTGGTCTACAATAGATGTCAAAGTAGAAATCAAGGACCTTAGTTGCCCATCGTTGTTCTGGGGGTATGGAAAGCACTAGAAAGTAGATTTTTAAGACATTGTTGGTCAATTATAATTTGGAAATGAACCCCTATCAAATATTGATATCATTTCTTAAGTGAATTTTGTAATAGCAAACATCTCATGGACGTATACCGAGGGAGCCTGCATGCAAGGACATGATTTCTTGCTAAAGAAAGCAATTGGGTCTCCCTTCTATGATAGAACCACGCTTATAGCAATAGGAGAAGCATCAGTTTCAACAAAAGATGCTAAAGAAAAATCTGGGAGCATGAGGATAGAAGCAACAATAAGAATAGTTTTCATTGTTGTTGTAAAAGTTTTATTTGCTATGTCTAGCCATATAAACTTTTGTAATTTTAGTAAATCTGCAAGGGGAGAGGTGAGAGTGGCGTAACCATGAATAAACTTTCAATAAAACCCTATAAGGCCCAAAAACCCTAGTCAAAGAATTGGGTTGTGGCCAATCTTTGATTCCTTGAATTTGTCGGGTCAGGGCCAATGGTTCGTTGGACTATAACATGGCCCAAATGTCATCGAGGAGACACCAAACTCGCATTTTGACTGTTTAACATAAAATTTGTGCTCTTGTAGCAACAATATCATCATAAACCATTAAGACGAACTTGCATAGGTGTGCTCTCTGTACGTCATTCATAGCTGCTTGGAAGTTTGTGCTCTTGTAATAATTGTAATATTAGCAATAATATCATCAAAAACCATTAAGACAAACTTGCATAGGTGTGCTCTTAGTATGTCATTCATAGCTGCTTGGAAAGTAGACTGAGCATTAGATAAGTCTAAAGGCATAGCTAAAACTTCAGTATCCATCAAAAGTGTTAAAGTTTGTTTTGTGGTAATCTTCctaaatgttttgatttgatgaTCTTAGAAAGTagattttaaatctaactcaacctcataaaatcagcTTGTAAGGTAAAGTTTTCACCcgcttatatactataattttgtCATATCTTGAGACAATGAGGGATCTTCAACCCCCTGCCCCCACACGTCTAGGACTAGACATCTAAAGCATGAGACTAGATATTTGTGAGTGGTTTGATAACGGCCCAATAGAAGGTGACATGATAGGCCTAACAAATCTTGTTAAGAGAAGTTTTTATGTCATCTTAGTAAGTGGACTTTAAGATTAACTTCACAAAACTAGCTTGTAACTTGAGGTTTGCCCCCACTTATACACTATAACTTCATTAAATCTCCAGTTGGTGCAAGATCTCTAATAGATGATAACTAGAACGAAGGTCTAGTTTAGTAAACAACTTAGCAAGAATGAATTCATCAAACAATTCTTCTATTGTGGGAATAGGAAAGTGGCCCTTAACTATTATAGCATTGAGAGTCTTATAATCAACACAAAAACGCCTAGAGCCATCTTTTTTTTGGTATCATTGGAGAGGAAAAGAGGCTTGTGGTTGGTTGGATAATACTCTCTTTTAATGTATTGGTGACCAGGGATGTCATTGTTTGTTTATGGGCTTATGGATAGTGGTAGGGCTTAATGTTGACTAGAGCATATTAGGTAACAGGGGAATATGGGTGGTTGTGGGGAAAATTTGGTGTAGGCCTCAAGGTGTGGAAAAAACATGTTGAAATTCCTTAATAAGGGTATTCATAACGAGGTCAAGAGTGGGAAGGGGCTAAGGGAaaactttttcattttcaaggAGGTGATAAGTAAGCAAGTGGAGAAAGGCAATAATGTCAGTGTGTATGAACTGAAAGATTGGTAGAATGAAGTAAGTATTGGAGTtgccttcttgcatggaagcttggaggaagaagtatacaaggagattccacctggttatggtaatgttaatgaagaaaataaggtgtgcagacttaagaaggccATGTATGGTCTTAAATAATCACCTCGTGCatggtttggaaggtttactcaagctatggtatctttAGGGTATcgacaaagccaaggtgaccatactctgtttataaaacattcttagaatggtaaactcactctacttttggtttatgtagatgatatgattattacaggtgatgatgagattgaaaaacaaaatttgaaacaGAGACTAGCCGCTCAATTTGAGATGAAGGATCTTAggaagctgaagtacttccttgggatagaggttgcttactcggacatctttatttctcaaaggaaatacatccttgatcttctcaaaaagactggtaagttgggttgtaagaccactggagtgccaatagagaaaaatcataggattgggaatgatgaggaaaacccaaaagtagagaagacacaatatcaaagacttgtgggaaaactcatttatctatcacacactaggccagacATAGCCTATGCAATTAGTGTGGTTAgccaatttatgcatgatccaaggGAAAGACACTCGCAGGCAGTAGATAGAATTCTTCAAtacttaaaagcctctccaggaaaaggattgttattcaaaaagggggaaaacttatccatgaaagtatatactgatgctaACTATGTAGGATCGATTGTTGATAGGGgatccaccacaggctactgcatgttcttgggtggaaatctggtgacatggaggagcaagaagcaaaatgtagttgcaagatcaagtgcacaggcagaatttagagccatggctcaaggggtgtgtgaactcttatggatgaagatcatacttgatgacctaaaaataaaatatgaagctcctatgggCTTGGCGTGTGATAATAAGTCCACTATtagtattgcacacaatccggttcaacatgatcgaacaaagcacgtagagatagatcaacactttattaaagagaagttggatcatggtcttatagccactttcaagactccaattggcggatatgtttactaagggacttcccacaaaacaatttgaagatcttacttgcaagttgggaatgatagatatacattcaccaacttgagggggagtgttgcataatcagaagaattatgttataattaagtgcagatttcattctatatttattaggacaaatttgttagtgatttgatttgtacagctttaaaacacccattatttctggctttcattacctattatttttttccttaattaggttgtaaaacaatCTATAattagagactgtaatcacatttgtaaaatatctcataaatatatttcatctatttctttcaactGGAGTGgtggaggaagactcaaaaAGAGTAATAGGAGAGTTGTTATAGATGGAGAGCATAGAGGTAGAAAATCAGTTGTCATTGGGCCTAAGGATCGTACCAATCCATGCCTAAAACAACAACATCCCCTTCAATGGGGATAAGGTAAAATGGTATGGTAAATGAGTGAGATTGGATGGAGAGGGTGACTTGGGGGTAGCAAGATGACCATTGAATGCACTCTCCATTGCCAACCATAACAGAGAATGGGGTGGTGTGGATTGCGCATAGGTGTAAGTGGGATGGGATGTCGACTTGGGTATTAGCATATTGCGGGAGTTACCCGTGTCTACCAAAATGGTTACGTGTAGATGTGTAATTTGACCTTGAAATCTGAAAGGTGTTGCAAGAGGGTGTGCCAATGATAGCTTGGAAGGATAAATGGACATGTAGAGGGTCATCTGGTTCAGTGGTGATAAGGTTGTTGGGTGGAGGTTGTGTTCAGTTGTGGAATGGACTCATCTCCCAACAAGAGGAGGAAACAACGGTATGTACACTTATGACCAGGGTAGAATTCTTTTTCATCACTATGTAACAAAGGAAAGCTGCCCTACATTGTTGGAGTTGGGTTGTGGtaagttttgtttttaagtaTGGGAGAAATGGGACAAGTTGTGGATTGGAATTGGTTGGGACGGGCTGGTGGTAGGAGGTTTTGTCACGGTTGTAGGAGGGATGGAAAATGGCGTGAGGATTTGGG from Phaseolus vulgaris cultivar G19833 chromosome 1, P. vulgaris v2.0, whole genome shotgun sequence carries:
- the LOC137813508 gene encoding NAD kinase 2, chloroplastic-like, whose product is MVACIDMAFSTDIATALSPSYHCFFKPPPSFLGLGLGLEFQRKGRRRRRHFNLVISAQFSNNSFSFGLDSPNLNSFQSNDTPRLSWMGPVPGDIAEVEAFCRIFRNSERLYSALMDALCNPLTGECSVSYEVPSDEKPQLEDKIVSVLGCMVSLVNKGREDILSGRSSIMNSFRAADVSTTEDKLPPLALFRSEMKRCSESLHVALENFLILDDDRSLNVWRTLQRLKNVCYDSGFPRGEGFPCHSLFSNWNPVCLSASKEDMDTKETEAVFWTGGQVTEEGLKWLLDKGYKTIIDLRAETVKDNFYQAALDDAISSGRIELVKIPVEARTAPTMEQVVRFASYVSNCSKRPIYLHSKEGVLRTSAMVSRWRQYMSRSSSQIVSNPPVTPYDMLSRYTNESAKLQDSSVTAERTSLEKDFNSLPENLNSAHSSVGTFDRSTSQKKYNGKAQGTTVLSEVSTDNRKLSEATSANAEGSFPSDFSKINPLKSQFPPCDIFSKREMSKFLGSRKISPPSYVNYKSRRLECSLQPGNMNITRLQGGVGVSSSDNPIPKIVGPESSNRSAHVDYPSRESQITVDGNWKLVKGSTSSSVRATVNGFSKHEYMTNGNGSNIVKNNFDDVTANSQRLEDHMVKDRLALNDDDLGSIEGDMCASSTGVVRVQSRKKAEMFLVRTDGFSCTREKVTESSLAFTHPSTQQQMLMWKSTPKNVLLLKKLGDELMEEAKMVASFLNRQEKMNVLVEPDVHDVFARIPGFGFVQTFYSQDTSDLHEQVDFVACLGGDGVILHASNLFREAVPPIVSFNLGSLGFLTSHYFEDYKQDLRQVIHGNNTRDGVYITLRMRLRCEIFRKGKAIPGKVFDILNEAVVDRGSNPYLSKIECYEHDRLITKVQGDGVIVATPTGSTAYSTAAGGSMVHPNVPCILFTPICPHSLSFRPVILPDSAQLELKIPEDARSNAWVSFDGKRRQQLSRGDSVRISMSQHPLPTVNKFDQTGDWFHSLIRCLNWNERLDQKAL